Genomic segment of Oceanimonas sp. GK1:
TCCAACGACGGTTACCTGCAACTGGTGGGCGTGATGCAGAAGTTCGTGGATCAGGCCATTTCCGCCAACACCAACTACGATCCTGCCCGCTTTGAAGGCGGCCGGGTGCCGATGAAACAATTACTGAAAGACCTGCTGACCGCCTACAAGTTCGGTCTCAAGACCCTGTATTATCACAACACCCGTGACGGGGCCGCAGACGCCCAGAACGACCTGCAGGAAGATGACGGCTGCGCCGGCGGCGCCTGCAAGATTTAAGGCGCCACTCTGAAATAATCCGCGGCGGGTTTTTCCCGCCGCCGTGCGCAGCGTCGCTTAACCCCGCTCAAGGCGGTAAAGCGGCACTGCGCTCATTGTTTTGCGGAACGAGAAAAATGTCTTACACCACTTTCAGTCAAGTTCAGAACGATCACATGAAAGAGCCCATGTTCCTCGGCAATCCGGTGAACGTGGCCCGCTACGACCAGCAGAAATACGAGATTTTTGAAAAGCTCATCGAAAAGCAGCTGTCCTTTTTCTGGCGCCCGGAAGAAGTGGACGTGTCCCAGGACCGTATCGACTACCAAGCCCTGCCGGATCACGAAAAGCACATTTTCATCAGCAACCTCAAGTACCAGACCCTGCTCGACTCCATTCAGGGCCGCAGCCCCAACGTGGCACTGCTGCCGCTGGTGTCCATCCCCGAGCTGGAAACCTGGATTGAAACCTGGGCGTTTTCCGAGACCATTCACTCCCGCTCCTACACCCACATCATTCGCAACATCGTCAACAACCCGGCGACGGTGTTCGACGATATCGTGGCCAACGAGCACATTCAAAAGCGCGCCAAGGACATTGCCCACTATTACGATGAGCTGATCGAGTACACCAGCTACTATCACCTCTACGGTGAAGGCGAGCACGAGATCAAGGGCCGCACCGTGCAGGTCAGCCTGTATGAGCTGAAGAAAAAGCTGTATCTGTGCCTGATGTGCGTCAACGCCCTGGAAGCCATTCGTTTCTATGTGAGCTTTGCCTGCTCCTTTGCCTTTGCCGAGCGCGAGCTGATGGAAGGCAACGCCAAGATCATCAAGCTCATCGCCCGGGACGAAGCCCTGCACCTGACCGGCACCCAGCACATGCTCAACATTCTGCGCAGCGGCGACGACGATGCGGATATGGCGCAAATCGCCCAGGAATGCGAGCAACAGTGCTTTGAGCTGTTCAAGGCCGCCGCCATTCAGGAAAAGGAATGGGCCGAATACCTGTTCAAGGACGGCTCCATGATCGGCCTGAACCGGGACATTCTGTGTCAGTACGTGGAATACATCACCAACCTGCGCATGCAGGCGGTGGGGCTGGAGCCGGCCTTTGCCGGTGCCAAACAAAACCCCATTCCCTGGATCAATGCCTGGCTGTCGTCCGACAACGTGCAGGTGGCGCCCCAGGAAGTGGAGGTGAGCTCCTACCTGGTCGGCCAGATTGACTCCCAGGTGAGCCACGACGATCTGGGTGATTTCGAGCTGTGAGCCGCGTCCGCACCCGGGATCTGAGCTTTGAGCTGCGGGCAGGGGAAACCCTGCTCGACGGCCTGGAGCGCACCGGTCACGCGGTGGAATACCAGTGCCGCAGCGGTTACTGCGGCGCCTGCCGTACCACCCTGGTTAACGGATCCGTGCACTACCCGCAGCCCCCGCTGGCCTTTGTGGCCAGCGGCGAAGTCCTGCCCTGCTGCTGCCGCCCCGAGGGCGACGTGCAGCTCGACGTGCCCCTGCTGGCCCTGAAGCAACAGGCCTGAGTCAGTCGCGGCGCTGGTCTGCCGCCGGCTCAAAGGGATGCCAGCTCAACCGGCCGTTTTGCTCAAACGACTTTTCCCGCTCGCACACAAACCACTGCTCGCCCATGTTGATGACGGATCCTTTCGAATAGCGTTTGTCTTCGAAATAGCACACCGGCTCGGTGCCGGTGGCAATGTTCAGCTCCACCGGGGCGGTAGAAATAGTATCGGCAGCCGCCAGCGCCGACAGCCCCCACAAGCTGCTCATCATCATTCTTTTCATCATGTTTTCTGCTCTCCCGAAAGTCCGCCTGCATTCTACCATTGCCGGGCAGGCGACGGCTTGCTTTTCCGGTTGCCCTTGGCTAGGGTAGCTATAGTCATTTTTTCCAGTATTTTTAGTTAGTTGCAAACACTTGCAGGTTCATGTCTGCACCTTGGCTGGTTTTGTTGGTCTTGCCTGAAGGGCAGCTGATAAAAGGAGACATCGCCTTGAAGTAGTCATTTGCCGTGACCATGAGGTAACGCTGTCGTCATCACGACGTTTTGCGCCCGCCAAAGGGAAAACGGCACCTTTTTGCGGGCGAGCAAGAACCGGAGCTACATCATGAGCAAGG
This window contains:
- the nrdB gene encoding class Ia ribonucleoside-diphosphate reductase subunit beta yields the protein MSYTTFSQVQNDHMKEPMFLGNPVNVARYDQQKYEIFEKLIEKQLSFFWRPEEVDVSQDRIDYQALPDHEKHIFISNLKYQTLLDSIQGRSPNVALLPLVSIPELETWIETWAFSETIHSRSYTHIIRNIVNNPATVFDDIVANEHIQKRAKDIAHYYDELIEYTSYYHLYGEGEHEIKGRTVQVSLYELKKKLYLCLMCVNALEAIRFYVSFACSFAFAERELMEGNAKIIKLIARDEALHLTGTQHMLNILRSGDDDADMAQIAQECEQQCFELFKAAAIQEKEWAEYLFKDGSMIGLNRDILCQYVEYITNLRMQAVGLEPAFAGAKQNPIPWINAWLSSDNVQVAPQEVEVSSYLVGQIDSQVSHDDLGDFEL
- the yfaE gene encoding class I ribonucleotide reductase maintenance protein YfaE, encoding MSRVRTRDLSFELRAGETLLDGLERTGHAVEYQCRSGYCGACRTTLVNGSVHYPQPPLAFVASGEVLPCCCRPEGDVQLDVPLLALKQQA
- a CDS encoding DUF1496 domain-containing protein, encoding MMKRMMMSSLWGLSALAAADTISTAPVELNIATGTEPVCYFEDKRYSKGSVINMGEQWFVCEREKSFEQNGRLSWHPFEPAADQRRD